In Allomuricauda ruestringensis DSM 13258, the following proteins share a genomic window:
- a CDS encoding glycoside hydrolase family 65 protein, with protein sequence MNQDYIQSHPWSIIEEGFDKERIKSSESLFSMGNGVMGQRANFEESYSGPTFQGSYIGGVYYPDKTRVGWWKNGYPEYFAKVINAPNWIGIDVSIDGEPLDLATCTNIKNFKRELNMKEGWYRRNFVATTPNNVEIEVVATRFLSLSHDEVGAIQFEITPMNTDAEIVFKPYIDAGITNEDSNWDDKFWNTTNIESNKNRAFIESHTMKTHFNVCTFMQAHLVYGDTIKETPDSLNKEELAIGFEFSQKIKKGEKVSLIKYGGYAVDRNHDANKLMEAANSVLDEVSSLGFDKLLEEQKKAWAAIWEMSDITIKGDVKAQQGIRFNIFQLNQTYTGTDSRLNIGPKGFTGEKYGGSTYWDTEAYCLPFYMATKNQEVARKLLKYRYNHLDKAIENAEKLGFTKGAALYPMVTMNGEECHNEWEITFEEIHRNGAIAYAIYNYTRYTQDYSYVPEMGLEVLIGIARFWQQRVNWSTHRNKYVMLGVTGPNEYENNVHNNWYTNYIAKWCLEYTLEQLNYVQQEYPNDYKRVLEKTQLSNDETGLWIKVAAHMYLPYSEEHGVYLQQDGFLDKDLVRVAKLNKKERPINQHWSWDRILRSPYIKQADTLQGFYFFEDHFTEQELEKHFDFYEPFTVHESSLSPCVHAIQAAKLGRMEQAYTFYLRTSRLDLDDYNKEVEEGLHITSMAGTWMSIVEGFGGMRVRDGKLCFSPKIPEQWDRYSFKINFRDRILKVTVAQSGTIITMNEGESLEILVNGEPIILDQQ encoded by the coding sequence ATGAATCAAGACTATATACAATCACATCCATGGAGCATTATAGAAGAAGGTTTCGACAAGGAACGCATCAAATCTTCCGAAAGCCTTTTCAGTATGGGAAATGGGGTTATGGGGCAGCGTGCCAATTTTGAAGAATCCTATTCGGGCCCCACATTTCAAGGAAGCTATATTGGAGGCGTATACTATCCAGACAAAACCCGTGTCGGATGGTGGAAAAATGGCTATCCCGAGTATTTTGCCAAGGTTATAAATGCCCCAAATTGGATTGGCATCGATGTTAGTATCGATGGAGAGCCCTTGGATTTGGCCACTTGCACTAATATCAAAAACTTTAAGAGGGAGCTTAATATGAAGGAAGGATGGTACCGAAGAAATTTCGTCGCCACTACGCCCAATAATGTAGAAATAGAAGTTGTGGCCACTCGGTTTTTGAGTCTATCCCATGATGAAGTTGGAGCAATTCAATTTGAGATAACCCCAATGAATACTGATGCTGAAATTGTTTTTAAACCTTATATTGATGCTGGTATTACCAATGAGGATAGCAATTGGGACGATAAGTTCTGGAACACCACCAATATTGAATCCAATAAAAACAGAGCCTTTATTGAGTCTCACACCATGAAAACACATTTTAATGTGTGTACTTTTATGCAGGCCCATTTGGTTTACGGGGATACCATAAAAGAAACTCCTGATTCCCTAAATAAAGAAGAACTTGCAATCGGTTTTGAGTTTTCCCAAAAAATCAAGAAAGGAGAAAAGGTAAGTTTGATCAAATATGGTGGTTACGCGGTAGACCGAAACCATGACGCGAACAAATTAATGGAAGCTGCCAACTCAGTGCTGGATGAAGTTTCTTCCCTAGGTTTCGATAAACTTCTGGAAGAACAGAAAAAGGCATGGGCAGCTATTTGGGAAATGAGCGACATTACCATAAAAGGTGATGTAAAAGCCCAACAAGGTATCCGTTTTAATATTTTTCAATTGAACCAAACCTATACCGGAACAGATTCCCGATTAAATATTGGGCCAAAAGGATTTACAGGTGAAAAATATGGCGGAAGCACCTATTGGGATACCGAGGCCTATTGCCTTCCTTTTTATATGGCCACCAAAAATCAGGAAGTGGCCAGAAAACTGCTCAAATACAGATACAACCATCTGGATAAAGCCATAGAAAATGCCGAAAAATTGGGTTTCACCAAAGGTGCTGCATTATATCCTATGGTTACCATGAATGGTGAAGAATGTCACAACGAGTGGGAAATCACCTTTGAAGAAATCCACAGAAACGGTGCCATAGCCTATGCCATTTACAACTATACAAGATACACCCAAGACTATAGCTATGTTCCAGAAATGGGGTTGGAAGTACTGATCGGAATTGCACGATTTTGGCAACAACGGGTCAATTGGTCCACTCACCGCAATAAATATGTGATGTTGGGAGTAACCGGGCCCAACGAGTACGAAAACAACGTTCATAACAACTGGTACACCAATTATATTGCTAAATGGTGTTTGGAATATACTTTGGAGCAATTAAATTATGTACAGCAGGAGTATCCCAACGACTACAAAAGAGTTTTGGAAAAAACCCAATTGAGCAACGACGAAACTGGACTGTGGATAAAAGTAGCCGCCCACATGTACTTGCCCTATTCCGAAGAACATGGGGTTTACCTTCAGCAAGATGGGTTCTTGGACAAAGATTTGGTTCGCGTGGCCAAGTTGAATAAAAAAGAACGCCCCATTAACCAACATTGGAGCTGGGACAGAATTTTACGTTCCCCGTACATTAAACAGGCCGACACCTTGCAAGGGTTTTATTTTTTCGAAGACCATTTTACAGAACAAGAACTGGAAAAGCATTTCGATTTTTATGAACCCTTTACCGTACATGAATCTTCACTTTCACCTTGCGTTCATGCCATACAAGCAGCAAAGCTGGGTCGTATGGAGCAAGCGTATACTTTTTACCTCCGTACATCCAGATTGGATTTGGACGATTATAACAAGGAAGTGGAAGAAGGGCTTCACATTACTTCCATGGCAGGAACTTGGATGAGCATTGTGGAAGGTTTTGGGGGCATGCGTGTAAGAGACGGTAAGCTTTGCTTTTCTCCAAAAATCCCAGAGCAATGGGACAGGTATTCCTTCAAAATTAATTTTAGGGACAGGATTTTAAAGGTTACTGTTGCCCAAAGTGGCACAATAATTACGATGAACGAAGGGGAAAGCCTGGAAATTCTTGTCAATGGCGAACCCATCATTTTGGATCAACAATAA